The following are encoded in a window of Cygnus atratus isolate AKBS03 ecotype Queensland, Australia chromosome 8, CAtr_DNAZoo_HiC_assembly, whole genome shotgun sequence genomic DNA:
- the LOC118243407 gene encoding coagulation factor XIII B chain-like isoform X2 has product MTLLSLTTGFLLWMCCAIHKASAGAACEDPPLIEFGKIVSGVKSGYEENDRVQYTCNPGYALSGSEWVTCHGKVWMPGPPQCLGEGGKCGPPPDIENGDILSFPLKQYPQGATLKYKCASFYVLNGPEQITCTDGQWTNPPVCLAACTASEEDMDRNNIEPRWRGERKLYLKSGDFIEFDCKIGYVQDPASSPFRVQCMDGTLEYPRCKPGKDCTVLEMAMERNNIKLRQSRRRSYTYRSEEYILFTCKISYQEVSNPEDFNAQCQDGVINYPRCEWKGRKCGPPPDIENGDILSFPLPEYDQGQTVKYTCAGFYILKGPEQITCTDGQWTNPPVCLAACTASEEDMDRNNIEPRWRGERKLYLKSGDFIEFDCKIGYVQDPASSPFRVQCMDGTLEYPRCKPGKDCTVLEMAMERNNIKLRQSRRRSYTYRSEEYILFTCKISYQEVSNPEDFDAQCQDGVINYPRCEYVTCEPPPEIAGGKVQGVKKPRYLPGETAHYQCWQGFQMTGASTITCQNGTWTELPQCKGKGRKCGPPPDIENGDILSFPLPEYDQGQTVKYTCAGFYILKGPEQITCTDGQWTNPPVCLAACTASEEDMDRNNIELRWRGERKLYSTSGDFIEFDCKIGYVQDPASSPFRVQCMNRTLEYPRCKPGRNCRLSETEMKRNNIKLRQSRRRSNTYRSKETISFTCYFSYREVSNPEDFEAQCKDGVINYPRCEWYFG; this is encoded by the exons ATGACACTGCTGAGCCTCACCACAGGGTTTCTGCTGTGGATGTGTTGTGCTATACATAAAG cttctgcaggagcagcatgTGAAGACCCACCTCTCATTGAGTTTGGCAAAATTGTTAGTGGCGTTAAATCAGGATATGAGGAAAATGACAGAGTGCAATACACATGCAACCCTGGATACGCTTTATCAGGATCAGAATGGGTAACATGCCATGGAAAAGTCTGGATGCCTGGACCACCTCAGTGTTTGG GGGAAGGTGGAAAATGTGGCCCACCTCCAGATATTGAAAACGGAgacatcctttcctttccgtTGAAACAATACCCCCAAGGTGCAactctgaaatacaaatgtgCAAGTTTCTACGTCCTGAATGGACCTGAGCAAATCACTTGTACTGACGGGCAGTGGACAAATCCCCCAGTTTGCTTGG CGGCTTGTACGGCCTCTGAAGAAGATATGGACAGAAACAATATTGAGCCGagatggagaggagaaagaaagctgtatttaaaatcGGGCGATTTTATTGAATTTGATTGTAAAATAGGATATGTGCAGGACCCAGCATCTTCCCCATTCAGAGTGCAGTGTATGGACGGGACATTAGAATACCCACGGTGCAAGCCAGGAA AGGACTGTACAGTGCTTGAGATGGCTATGGAGAGGAACAATATTAAACTCAGACAGTCAAGGAGAAGATCTTACACATATCGCTCTGAGGAGTATATTTTGTTTACATGCAAGATTTCCTACCAGGAAGTTTCGAACCCAGAGGATTTTAATGCACAGTGCCAGGATGGAGTGATTAACTATCCCAGATGTGAAT gGAAGGGTAGAAAATGTGGCCCACCTCCAGATATTGAAAACGGAGAcatcctttccttcccattgCCAGAATATGACCAAGGTCAAACAGTGAAATACACATGTGCAGGTTTCTACATCCTGAAAGGACCTGAGCAAATCACTTGTACTGACGGGCAGTGGACAAATCCCCCAGTTTGCTTGG CGGCTTGTACGGCCTCTGAAGAAGATATGGACAGAAACAATATTGAGCCGagatggagaggagaaagaaagctgtatttaaaatcGGGCGATTTTATTGAATTTGATTGTAAAATAGGATATGTGCAGGACCCAGCATCTTCCCCATTCAGAGTGCAGTGTATGGACGGGACATTAGAATACCCACGGTGCAAGCCAGGAA AGGACTGTACAGTGCTTGAGATGGCTATGGAGAGGAACAATATTAAACTCAGACAGTCAAGGAGAAGATCTTACACATATCGCTCTGAGGAGTATATTTTGTTTACATGCAAGATTTCCTACCAGGAAGTTTCGAACCCAGAGGATTTTGATGCACAGTGCCAGGATGGAGTGATTAACTATCCCAGATGTGAAT ATGTGACGTGTGAACCTCCTCCAGAAATTGCTGGTGGAAAAGTTCAAGGTGTTAAAAAGCCAAGGTATTTGCCTGGGGAGACAGCTCACTATCAGTGCTGGCAAGGTTTTCAGATGACGGGGGCTTCCACCATAACATGTCAGAATGGGACCTGGACCGAGCTGCCCCAGTGCAAAG gGAAGGGTAGAAAATGTGGCCCACCTCCAGATATTGAAAACGGAGAcatcctttccttcccattgCCAGAATATGACCAAGGTCAAACTGTGAAATACACATGTGCAGGTTTCTACATCCTGAAAGGACCTGAGCAAATCACTTGTACTGACGGGCAGTGGACAAATCCCCCAGTTTGCTTGG CGGCTTGTACGGCCTCTGAAGAAGATATGGACAGAAACAATATTGAGCTGagatggagaggagaaagaaagctgTACTCGACATCAGGAGATTTTATTGAATTTGATTGTAAAATAGGATATGTGCAGGACCCAGCATCTTCCCCATTCAGAGTGCAGTGTATGAACAGGACATTAGAATACCCACGGTGCAAGCCAGGAA ggAACTGTAGATTGAGTGagacagaaatgaagaggaacAATATTAAACTAAGACAGTCAAGGAGAAGATCTAACACATATCGCTCTAAGGAGACTATTTCATTTACATGCTATTTTTCCTACCGGGAAGTCTCAAACCCAGAGGATTTTGAGGCACAGTGCAAGGACGGAGTGATTAACTACCCCCGATGTGAAT GGTATTTTGGATAA
- the LOC118243407 gene encoding complement factor H-like isoform X1: MTLLSLTTGFLLWMCCAIHKASAGAACEDPPLIEFGKIVSGVKSGYEENDRVQYTCNPGYALSGSEWVTCHGKVWMPGPPQCLGEGGKCGPPPDIENGDILSFPLKQYPQGATLKYKCASFYVLNGPEQITCTDGQWTNPPVCLAACTASEEDMDRNNIEPRWRGERKLYLKSGDFIEFDCKIGYVQDPASSPFRVQCMDGTLEYPRCKPGKDCTVLEMAMERNNIKLRQSRRRSYTYRSEEYILFTCKISYQEVSNPEDFNAQCQDGVINYPRCEYVTCEPPPEIAGGKVQGVKKPRYLPGETAHYQCWQGFQMTGASTITCQNGTWTELPQCKGKGRKCGPPPDIENGDILSFPLPEYDQGQTVKYTCAGFYILKGPEQITCTDGQWTNPPVCLAACTASEEDMDRNNIEPRWRGERKLYLKSGDFIEFDCKIGYVQDPASSPFRVQCMDGTLEYPRCKPGKDCTVLEMAMERNNIKLRQSRRRSYTYRSEEYILFTCKISYQEVSNPEDFDAQCQDGVINYPRCEYVTCEPPPEIAGGKVQGVKKPRYLPGETAHYQCWQGFQMTGASTITCQNGTWTELPQCKGKGRKCGPPPDIENGDILSFPLPEYDQGQTVKYTCAGFYILKGPEQITCTDGQWTNPPVCLAACTASEEDMDRNNIELRWRGERKLYSTSGDFIEFDCKIGYVQDPASSPFRVQCMNRTLEYPRCKPGRNCRLSETEMKRNNIKLRQSRRRSNTYRSKETISFTCYFSYREVSNPEDFEAQCKDGVINYPRCEWYFG; this comes from the exons ATGACACTGCTGAGCCTCACCACAGGGTTTCTGCTGTGGATGTGTTGTGCTATACATAAAG cttctgcaggagcagcatgTGAAGACCCACCTCTCATTGAGTTTGGCAAAATTGTTAGTGGCGTTAAATCAGGATATGAGGAAAATGACAGAGTGCAATACACATGCAACCCTGGATACGCTTTATCAGGATCAGAATGGGTAACATGCCATGGAAAAGTCTGGATGCCTGGACCACCTCAGTGTTTGG GGGAAGGTGGAAAATGTGGCCCACCTCCAGATATTGAAAACGGAgacatcctttcctttccgtTGAAACAATACCCCCAAGGTGCAactctgaaatacaaatgtgCAAGTTTCTACGTCCTGAATGGACCTGAGCAAATCACTTGTACTGACGGGCAGTGGACAAATCCCCCAGTTTGCTTGG CGGCTTGTACGGCCTCTGAAGAAGATATGGACAGAAACAATATTGAGCCGagatggagaggagaaagaaagctgtatttaaaatcGGGCGATTTTATTGAATTTGATTGTAAAATAGGATATGTGCAGGACCCAGCATCTTCCCCATTCAGAGTGCAGTGTATGGACGGGACATTAGAATACCCACGGTGCAAGCCAGGAA AGGACTGTACAGTGCTTGAGATGGCTATGGAGAGGAACAATATTAAACTCAGACAGTCAAGGAGAAGATCTTACACATATCGCTCTGAGGAGTATATTTTGTTTACATGCAAGATTTCCTACCAGGAAGTTTCGAACCCAGAGGATTTTAATGCACAGTGCCAGGATGGAGTGATTAACTATCCCAGATGTGAAT ATGTGACGTGTGAACCTCCTCCAGAAATTGCTGGTGGAAAAGTTCAAGGTGTTAAAAAGCCAAGGTATTTGCCTGGGGAGACAGCTCACTATCAGTGCTGGCAAGGTTTTCAGATGACGGGGGCTTCCACCATAACATGTCAGAATGGGACCTGGACCGAGCTGCCCCAGTGCAAAG gGAAGGGTAGAAAATGTGGCCCACCTCCAGATATTGAAAACGGAGAcatcctttccttcccattgCCAGAATATGACCAAGGTCAAACAGTGAAATACACATGTGCAGGTTTCTACATCCTGAAAGGACCTGAGCAAATCACTTGTACTGACGGGCAGTGGACAAATCCCCCAGTTTGCTTGG CGGCTTGTACGGCCTCTGAAGAAGATATGGACAGAAACAATATTGAGCCGagatggagaggagaaagaaagctgtatttaaaatcGGGCGATTTTATTGAATTTGATTGTAAAATAGGATATGTGCAGGACCCAGCATCTTCCCCATTCAGAGTGCAGTGTATGGACGGGACATTAGAATACCCACGGTGCAAGCCAGGAA AGGACTGTACAGTGCTTGAGATGGCTATGGAGAGGAACAATATTAAACTCAGACAGTCAAGGAGAAGATCTTACACATATCGCTCTGAGGAGTATATTTTGTTTACATGCAAGATTTCCTACCAGGAAGTTTCGAACCCAGAGGATTTTGATGCACAGTGCCAGGATGGAGTGATTAACTATCCCAGATGTGAAT ATGTGACGTGTGAACCTCCTCCAGAAATTGCTGGTGGAAAAGTTCAAGGTGTTAAAAAGCCAAGGTATTTGCCTGGGGAGACAGCTCACTATCAGTGCTGGCAAGGTTTTCAGATGACGGGGGCTTCCACCATAACATGTCAGAATGGGACCTGGACCGAGCTGCCCCAGTGCAAAG gGAAGGGTAGAAAATGTGGCCCACCTCCAGATATTGAAAACGGAGAcatcctttccttcccattgCCAGAATATGACCAAGGTCAAACTGTGAAATACACATGTGCAGGTTTCTACATCCTGAAAGGACCTGAGCAAATCACTTGTACTGACGGGCAGTGGACAAATCCCCCAGTTTGCTTGG CGGCTTGTACGGCCTCTGAAGAAGATATGGACAGAAACAATATTGAGCTGagatggagaggagaaagaaagctgTACTCGACATCAGGAGATTTTATTGAATTTGATTGTAAAATAGGATATGTGCAGGACCCAGCATCTTCCCCATTCAGAGTGCAGTGTATGAACAGGACATTAGAATACCCACGGTGCAAGCCAGGAA ggAACTGTAGATTGAGTGagacagaaatgaagaggaacAATATTAAACTAAGACAGTCAAGGAGAAGATCTAACACATATCGCTCTAAGGAGACTATTTCATTTACATGCTATTTTTCCTACCGGGAAGTCTCAAACCCAGAGGATTTTGAGGCACAGTGCAAGGACGGAGTGATTAACTACCCCCGATGTGAAT GGTATTTTGGATAA
- the LOC126913392 gene encoding coagulation factor XIII B chain-like, whose amino-acid sequence MGLTFQATNKDNLSTEKQPIHIDCKPAGVKTGHRSNCISPFLVLEIQQSCTSPPVIKNGVLLSPLLLSYKNGSSVEYGCQLYHFLDGPSTVYCKQGNWTEQPACLDPCILNVTAINNNNIELKWRQEELMFLHGDLIEFECKEGYDFPQTTLPSPGRTQCNHGRLKYPKCVVKAPMEKCDSPPSIANGALTLPPLTQYESGSSVQYSCYDYHFLQGSERIYCSAGQWTSPPVCIEPCTLSKNEMEKNNVLLEGFYENQVYFYHGDYVGFYCKQNHFGEESGTTLFQVQCKRGQLVYPRCVERGK is encoded by the exons ATGGGTTTAACATTTCAAGCAACAAATAAAGACAAtctcagcacagaaaagcaaccAATCCATATTGACTGTAAACCAGCAGGAGTCAAGACTGGACATAG atctaATTGCATCTCTCCCTTCCTTGTATTAGAAATACAGCAGAGCTGTACCTCTCCACCAGTGATTAAAAACGGTGTTCTTCTTAGCCCTCTATTGCTTAGCTACAAAAATGGTTCTTCAGTAGAGTATGGTTGCCAGCTTTACCATTTTTTGGATGGACCTAGCACTGTTTACTGCAAACAAGGAAACTGGACAGAACAACCGGCTTGCTTAG ATCCATGCATTCTTAATGTAACTGCTATAAACAATAACAACATAGAGTTAAAATGGAGACAGGAAGAATTGATGTTCCTACATGGTGACCTCATAGAGTTTGAATGTAAAGAGGGATATGATTTTCCCCAGACTACCCTTCCATCTCCTGGGAGGACGCAGTGTAACCATGGGAGACTGAAATACCCAAAATGTGTCGTTAAAG CTCCTATGGAAAAATGTGACTCTCCACCTTCTATTGCAAATGGGGCTCTTACTCTCCCACCCCTGACCCAGTATGAGAGTGGTTCTTCAGTTCAGTATAGTTGCTATGACTATCATTTCTTGCAAGGATCTGAGAGAATCTACTGTTCTGCAGGCCAGTGGACTTCACCACCAGTTTGTATAG AGCCATGCACTTtgtcaaaaaatgaaatggagaaaaataacgTGTTGCTGGAAGGGTTTTATGAGAACCAGGTTTACTTTTACCATGGGGATTATGTTGGATTTTACTGCAAACAGAACCATTTTGGAGAAGAATCTGGTACAACTTTATTTCAAGTGCAGTGTAAGAGAGGACAGCTAGTGTATCCAAGATGTGTcgaaagaggaaaataa